Proteins from a single region of Desulfosporosinus sp. Sb-LF:
- a CDS encoding cobyrinate a,c-diamide synthase, with the protein MLPLTAMNELSIRNVPRLVIGAPQGRSGKTTFTLGLLRAFARQGIVVQPFKKGPDYIDASWHTTAAGNTCRNLDSFFMRKQEICSSVSNHSFGKSITIIEGAMGLYDGLDLQGSSSTAEIAKVTQSPVLLVVDATRMTRSIAAIVMGYQHFDPDVKIVGVVLNKVARARHEKIAREAIEEFCKIPVVGAIPKDINLRIPDRHLGLVTKGEIDETDNLLDYFADVIIEHVDLNRIMSLAQSAPELPQFGESLVPNLAKYAAKNRGMKPKIGVIQDSAFSFYYPENLEALRDSGADLVPINSLSDSQLPGDLDGLYIGGGFPEVFAAELEENKPLRLEIRRAGEKGLPIYAECGGLMYLGRSIRTSSHNFEMVGLLPLDTQMENKPQGHGYTIMEAIPDQPWFTENMEIKGHEFHNSRVINLAPYLKFGFKVKRGFGIDGQHDGICYKNVFAAYNHIHALGCPEWAERMVKLATNFSQTKWAQDEKVAGQ; encoded by the coding sequence ATGTTACCATTGACAGCTATGAACGAATTGAGTATCAGGAATGTCCCTCGCTTAGTAATTGGAGCACCTCAGGGGCGGAGTGGGAAAACAACGTTTACTTTAGGGTTACTCAGAGCATTTGCACGGCAAGGAATTGTAGTTCAACCCTTCAAGAAGGGACCAGACTATATTGATGCTAGTTGGCATACGACCGCGGCGGGGAACACTTGCCGTAACCTGGATTCTTTTTTCATGAGAAAACAGGAGATTTGTAGTTCTGTGTCTAATCACTCCTTCGGAAAATCAATTACCATCATTGAAGGTGCGATGGGCCTATATGATGGTTTAGATTTGCAAGGAAGTAGTTCTACTGCTGAAATTGCTAAGGTAACCCAATCCCCAGTGCTACTTGTGGTTGATGCAACCAGGATGACACGTAGTATAGCCGCTATAGTGATGGGCTATCAACATTTTGACCCAGACGTGAAAATCGTGGGTGTCGTTTTGAATAAAGTAGCACGTGCCCGCCATGAGAAGATTGCTCGTGAAGCCATAGAAGAATTCTGTAAAATACCAGTTGTGGGTGCGATTCCAAAAGACATCAATTTACGCATTCCTGATCGGCACCTTGGACTCGTTACGAAGGGCGAAATTGATGAAACGGATAATTTACTGGATTATTTTGCAGATGTCATAATTGAACATGTGGACTTAAACAGAATCATGTCTCTAGCCCAAAGCGCTCCAGAACTGCCTCAGTTTGGTGAGTCGCTGGTTCCTAACTTAGCTAAATACGCGGCCAAAAATAGGGGAATGAAACCCAAAATTGGAGTTATCCAAGACTCGGCTTTTAGCTTTTATTATCCTGAAAACTTGGAAGCATTGAGAGACTCAGGGGCTGATTTGGTTCCTATAAATAGCCTTTCAGATAGCCAACTCCCTGGAGACCTTGACGGGCTCTATATAGGAGGGGGATTTCCAGAAGTTTTCGCTGCTGAGCTCGAAGAGAACAAACCTCTTCGTTTAGAAATTCGACGGGCAGGAGAAAAGGGACTACCAATTTACGCCGAATGTGGAGGGCTAATGTATCTTGGCCGCTCGATTCGAACGTCTTCTCATAACTTTGAAATGGTTGGCTTACTTCCGCTTGATACCCAGATGGAAAATAAACCTCAAGGGCATGGGTATACGATCATGGAAGCAATTCCAGATCAGCCTTGGTTTACGGAGAATATGGAGATTAAGGGCCATGAATTTCATAATTCCCGGGTGATCAACTTAGCACCTTACTTGAAGTTTGGGTTTAAGGTTAAACGGGGGTTTGGAATCGATGGGCAGCATGACGGAATTTGTTATAAGAACGTTTTTGCAGCGTATAATCATATTCACGCTCTGGGATGCCCTGAATGGGCTGAACGAATGGTGAAGTTGGCAACCAACTTCAGCCAGACTAAGTGGGCACAGGATGAGAAA
- the dsrA gene encoding dissimilatory-type sulfite reductase subunit alpha has product MTEKKTPLLDELEKGKWPSFVTEIKRAAVKSAASAELLQVLERSYEERRGHWKHGGIVGVRGYGGGVIGRYIDEPQTYPNVAEFHTVRLLQPSGWFYNTKTLRSICDVWEKHGSGLTNMHGSTGDIILLGCKTESIQPIFDEYSELGFDLGGSGSCLRTTNCCVGPGRCEHACYDTLEACYNITNEFMDELHRPMWPYKSKIKFSGCANDCTSSIARSDCSVIGTWRDTLRIDQDAVKEYVANKYDIQGLVCDKCPTSCLKFNSETQELSVIGEDCTRCMHCINMMPKAIRAGKEKGASILIGGKSTIVQSAFMSWVIVPFMKMEKEDDFEEFKDLMRRIWEWWDENGKSRERIGETIYRLGMTKFLKETEIPPVPQMVFRPRANPYVFWDQDDLDKSGTALDGSKL; this is encoded by the coding sequence ATGACAGAAAAGAAAACGCCTCTACTAGACGAACTAGAAAAAGGCAAATGGCCCAGTTTTGTAACTGAAATCAAACGGGCCGCAGTAAAAAGTGCTGCTTCAGCTGAATTACTACAAGTCTTGGAAAGATCTTATGAAGAGCGCAGAGGACACTGGAAACACGGTGGGATCGTTGGTGTTAGGGGTTATGGTGGCGGTGTAATTGGCCGTTATATCGATGAGCCTCAAACGTATCCTAACGTTGCTGAGTTCCATACTGTTCGTCTGCTTCAACCATCTGGCTGGTTCTACAACACGAAAACACTTCGTTCCATTTGTGATGTTTGGGAGAAACACGGAAGTGGTTTAACGAACATGCACGGTTCAACAGGGGATATTATTCTACTAGGATGCAAAACAGAGAGTATTCAACCCATCTTCGATGAGTATAGTGAGCTAGGATTTGACTTAGGCGGATCTGGGTCCTGCCTGAGAACAACTAACTGCTGCGTAGGACCAGGACGTTGTGAACATGCCTGCTATGACACACTTGAAGCCTGTTATAATATAACCAATGAATTTATGGATGAGCTTCATCGTCCAATGTGGCCTTACAAGAGCAAAATTAAGTTCTCTGGTTGTGCTAATGATTGTACTTCTTCGATTGCCCGCTCTGATTGCTCCGTGATCGGAACTTGGCGCGATACTTTAAGAATCGATCAAGACGCAGTAAAAGAATATGTAGCTAATAAATACGATATTCAAGGTTTGGTTTGTGACAAATGCCCAACGAGCTGCCTGAAATTCAATTCTGAAACTCAAGAACTTTCAGTAATTGGCGAAGATTGCACGCGTTGCATGCATTGTATAAATATGATGCCTAAGGCTATTCGAGCTGGCAAAGAAAAAGGCGCTAGTATTTTGATCGGTGGAAAATCCACGATTGTTCAGTCCGCTTTCATGTCTTGGGTTATTGTGCCATTCATGAAGATGGAAAAAGAAGACGATTTTGAAGAGTTTAAGGATCTCATGCGCCGCATTTGGGAATGGTGGGATGAGAATGGTAAATCACGTGAACGTATTGGTGAGACAATTTACCGCTTAGGAATGACCAAATTCCTAAAGGAAACGGAAATTCCTCCTGTACCGCAAATGGTCTTCCGCCCACGTGCTAACCCATATGTCTTCTGGGATCAAGATGATCTTGACAAATCCGGAACTGCTCTTGATGGATCTAAGCTCTAA
- a CDS encoding (Fe-S)-binding protein, which produces MINQKDLRPKDMGRSDEQLIKLELGQLIPLLAPYDKPGMESQLTDPKSAWKEKYCTSLDGYVGIGTLVRPKTKEEENEFVNSFLRGLEKIFSDANNGVLQPILLTYEYCAKCDTCSSACHIYEATGDNEMYRPIFRSEVLRKIMKKYFTTSGKLLGSFVGADIDVNWETIARLGELAYRCNLCRRCAQTCPLGLDNSLLAKEIRKIFSQEMGIAPTPIHAKGTMNQLKTGSSTGLTKAAFLDTLEFLEEDTEERFGIKLKFPVDKKGADILLLHNAGEFIAWPENPVAFAILMNAAGLNWTLSSEVLGYDSVNYGLWYDDPQAKKIALGQMKVAKDLGVNRMVMGECGHAHKASAIVADRMAFGDAKIPVESCFPLFWDIVKNKRVKFDPGKNNFPVTLHDPCNVVRQMGIVEPQRNVVKALCPQFREMAPHGTENYCCGGGSGFAIMNDANFPEFRTQIASRVKFNQILGAFKDTIADPSIIKYICAPCSNCKGAMRGILEHYDATEKFNLQYSGLVELMVNAMVDMKKPFFEFLETK; this is translated from the coding sequence ATGATAAATCAAAAAGATCTACGTCCGAAGGATATGGGACGCTCTGATGAGCAACTTATCAAACTCGAACTAGGTCAATTAATACCTCTACTGGCGCCATATGATAAGCCTGGAATGGAATCCCAATTAACTGATCCTAAGTCTGCATGGAAAGAAAAATACTGCACTTCTTTAGATGGATATGTTGGTATAGGAACCTTAGTTCGACCCAAAACTAAGGAGGAAGAAAATGAATTTGTCAATAGTTTTCTCAGAGGATTAGAAAAGATTTTCTCCGATGCCAATAATGGGGTGCTCCAACCTATCTTGTTGACATATGAATACTGTGCGAAATGCGATACCTGTTCAAGTGCCTGTCATATTTATGAAGCGACAGGAGACAACGAGATGTACCGACCGATTTTCCGTTCTGAGGTTCTTCGTAAAATTATGAAGAAGTATTTCACCACTAGTGGAAAACTCTTAGGCAGTTTTGTCGGGGCAGATATCGATGTTAACTGGGAAACGATTGCTCGGCTAGGGGAATTAGCCTACCGCTGTAATCTTTGCAGGCGCTGTGCTCAGACCTGTCCCCTGGGGTTGGATAACTCCCTTCTCGCCAAAGAAATTCGCAAGATCTTCAGCCAGGAGATGGGGATTGCTCCAACTCCTATTCATGCCAAAGGTACGATGAACCAGCTGAAGACTGGCTCATCAACTGGCTTGACTAAAGCAGCGTTTTTAGATACCCTTGAGTTCTTAGAAGAAGATACCGAAGAAAGATTTGGCATAAAGCTTAAATTCCCAGTGGATAAAAAAGGTGCCGACATTCTACTGCTGCATAATGCTGGAGAGTTTATAGCCTGGCCAGAAAACCCTGTTGCATTTGCCATTCTTATGAACGCAGCTGGCTTAAACTGGACCCTTAGTAGTGAGGTTTTGGGGTATGACAGTGTTAACTATGGTCTCTGGTATGATGATCCTCAGGCTAAAAAGATCGCCTTGGGACAGATGAAAGTAGCTAAAGACTTAGGCGTCAACCGCATGGTGATGGGGGAATGTGGGCATGCCCATAAGGCTTCGGCGATTGTGGCTGACCGCATGGCCTTTGGTGACGCTAAGATTCCTGTAGAGAGCTGTTTCCCTCTTTTTTGGGATATCGTCAAGAATAAGCGTGTAAAATTTGATCCCGGTAAGAATAATTTCCCAGTAACTCTCCACGATCCTTGTAATGTGGTGCGCCAAATGGGAATTGTAGAGCCTCAAAGGAATGTTGTAAAAGCATTGTGTCCTCAGTTTAGAGAAATGGCACCTCACGGAACAGAAAACTACTGCTGTGGCGGGGGTAGTGGTTTCGCCATTATGAATGACGCAAACTTCCCTGAGTTTAGAACTCAAATTGCTTCTCGGGTGAAATTTAACCAGATTCTTGGAGCCTTTAAGGATACCATAGCAGACCCCTCAATTATTAAATATATTTGTGCTCCTTGTTCTAACTGCAAGGGAGCTATGCGTGGTATTTTGGAACACTACGATGCTACTGAGAAATTTAATCTCCAGTATTCCGGTTTAGTGGAGTTAATGGTGAACGCAATGGTGGATATGAAGAAGCCTTTCTTTGAGTTTCTAGAAACAAAGTAA
- a CDS encoding 4Fe-4S binding protein — MFIVSIDEDLCSGCNSCTEGCPAHLLGFSEDKAHVVGDESECMGCESCTSVCPTEAISISEM; from the coding sequence GTGTTTATTGTATCAATCGATGAAGATCTATGCTCAGGTTGCAACTCTTGCACTGAAGGATGTCCAGCTCACCTACTTGGCTTTAGTGAGGACAAGGCTCATGTAGTTGGTGACGAATCAGAGTGCATGGGTTGTGAAAGCTGTACGTCGGTCTGTCCAACAGAAGCCATCAGTATTTCCGAAATGTAA
- the dsrB gene encoding dissimilatory-type sulfite reductase subunit beta, which translates to MAKLDQGPPNYKDMLPPVILENYGKWKYHEIPRPGVLKHVSESGAALYSVRVGSPRLVSIDFIRDLCVVADEYCDGHLRFTTRNNVEFLVSDESKLQPLLDSLDAKGYCVGGTGASISNIVHTQGWVHCHTPATDASGVVKAVMDDLYEYFNSMKLPAKLKMGLACCLNMCGAAHCSDIAIVGVHRTPPRINHEIIRKGTEIPSLVASCPTGAIRPDPKNKSVIVNEDKCMYCGNCYTMSPAMEIYDPKNDGIAILIGGKTSNARSAPSFSRMVIPFLPNNAPRWPETTEAIRNILELWIANAHKGERVGEWVERIGWEKFFSMAGLPFSSMLIDDYIFSRETFRTSASFKY; encoded by the coding sequence ATGGCAAAACTAGATCAAGGACCTCCAAATTATAAAGATATGCTTCCTCCGGTCATCCTGGAAAACTACGGCAAATGGAAATATCATGAGATTCCCCGTCCAGGCGTTCTCAAACATGTTTCTGAAAGCGGCGCAGCACTTTATAGTGTACGTGTGGGTTCTCCTCGTTTGGTCAGTATTGATTTTATCCGTGATTTATGTGTAGTGGCTGACGAATATTGTGATGGGCATCTTCGCTTCACAACTCGTAATAATGTTGAATTTTTAGTTTCTGATGAGTCTAAACTTCAACCACTACTTGATTCTTTAGATGCTAAAGGATACTGTGTAGGTGGAACAGGCGCATCCATTAGCAATATTGTTCACACTCAAGGGTGGGTACACTGTCATACTCCAGCAACGGATGCTTCAGGCGTTGTTAAAGCCGTTATGGATGATTTATATGAGTATTTTAATTCCATGAAGCTCCCTGCTAAATTGAAAATGGGCTTGGCGTGCTGTTTAAATATGTGTGGTGCAGCACACTGCAGTGACATCGCGATTGTCGGTGTTCATAGAACTCCTCCTCGTATTAACCATGAGATTATTCGAAAAGGCACTGAGATTCCTAGTCTCGTTGCTAGTTGCCCGACTGGCGCTATTCGTCCAGATCCTAAGAACAAGAGTGTTATCGTCAATGAAGATAAATGTATGTATTGCGGTAACTGCTATACGATGTCTCCTGCTATGGAAATCTATGATCCTAAGAACGATGGAATCGCGATTCTTATTGGGGGTAAAACCTCAAATGCCCGTTCTGCACCGAGCTTTTCTCGTATGGTGATTCCTTTCCTACCAAACAATGCTCCACGTTGGCCTGAAACAACTGAAGCAATTCGCAATATCTTAGAGCTCTGGATTGCAAATGCTCACAAAGGTGAACGTGTTGGTGAATGGGTTGAGCGGATTGGTTGGGAGAAATTCTTCAGCATGGCTGGACTTCCTTTCTCTTCAATGTTGATCGATGATTACATCTTCTCAAGAGAGACCTTCCGTACATCAGCATCATTTAAGTACTAA